In Astatotilapia calliptera chromosome 23, fAstCal1.2, whole genome shotgun sequence, a genomic segment contains:
- the LOC113016683 gene encoding uncharacterized protein LOC113016683, which translates to MPRAVAKEKLPRSPSADRCALDNEVPAFMFRPISAPACELLSPPPADASFQSKDTDKIMHPDLKNDRSSLDDDVTFFMCPTDVPLPPRPPPTAELGLCRKRRYSTAFSVEDEEEHLMPKRMRLMSSDVPVSSNPPPADASFQSKDTDKIMHPDLKNDRSSLDDEVMFFMCPTDVPLPPRPPPTAEVGLCRKRRYSTAFSVNDEEEHLMPKRMRLMSWDVSKSPAAEKEYVCFTCPEDKRSELPLSSLQGHPPSQVNNNDTDQCTILLPPEIPVPPSPAPVGVLETVDFPFVDN; encoded by the exons ATGCCTCGAGCTGTG GCAAAGGAGAAGCTCCCACGCTCACCCAGTGCAGACCGTTGTGCTCTGGACAATGAAGTTCCCGCTTTCATGTTCCGACCTATCAGCGCACCTGCATGTGAGCTCCTAAGTCCACCACCTGCTGATGCCAGCTTTCAGTCGAAGGACACAGACAAGATCATGCATCCAGATTTGAAAAACGATCGTTCATCCCTGGATGATGACGTGACGTTTTTCATGTGTCCTACTGATGTTCCTCTGCCTCCGAGACCTCCACCCACTGCTGAGTTAGGTCTCTGCAGAAAGCGCAGATATTCTACTGCTTTTTctgtggaggatgaagaggaacatTTGATGCCCAAACGCATGAGGCTGATGAGTTCTGATGTACCAGTTTCTTCAAATCCTCCACCTGCTGATGCCAGCTTTCAGTCGAAGGACACAGACAAGATCATGCATCCAGATTTGAAAAACGATCGTTCATCCCTGGATGATGAAGTGATGTTTTTCATGTGTCCTACTGATGTTCCTCTGCCTCCGAGACCTCCACCCACTGCAGAGGTAGGTCTCTGCAGAAAGCGCAGGTATTCTACTGCTTTTTCTGTTAATGATGAAGAGGAACATTTGATGCCCAAACGCATGAGGCTGATGAGTTGGGATGTCTCTAAGTCTCCAGCTGCTGAGAAGGAGTATGTTTGCTTTACGTGTCCTGAAGACAAGAGGTCTGAGTTACCTCTCAGCTCCCTCCAAGGCCATCCACCATCACAGGTCAATAATAATGACACTGACCAGTGTACCATTCTGCTGCCTCCTGAAATCCCAGTACCTCCAAGTCCTGCCCCTGTTGGAGTTCTAGAAACTGTTGATTTTCCTTTTGTTGATAattaa